TGCTCGATGGGCGCCTGCCGGTGCCATTCGTATGGGCGCGGGACATGCGCCTGCTCGACGAAAACCTGCCGTTCCATCCCAACGCCATGACCCTGGTGGCGTATGACGAACACGGCGAATTGCACCGTGATACCTATTATTCGGTCGGTGGCGGTTTCGTCGTGGATCAAGCCCAGGCGCGCAGCGGTGTGGCGGATATGGACCGCACCGAGTTGCCCTATGATTTTTCCAGCGCGGTGGAGCTGTTGCAGCTGTGCAAGACCCACCACTTGCGTGTCGCCGAACTGATGATGGCCAATGAAAAAGTGTGGCGTTCCGAAGAAGAAATCCGCAGCGGCCTGATGAAGCTCTGGCGTGCCATGCAGGACTGTGTGGAGCAGGGGCTCAAGCATGAAGGTATCCTGCCCGGCGGCCTCAATGTGCGCCGCCGCGCCGCCAAGTTGCACCGCAGCCTGCAGGAGTTGAGCAAGCCCAATGTGATCGGCTCGACCTTGAGCGCCATGGAGTGGGTCAACCTGTTCGCCCTGGCCGTAAACGAAGAAAACGCCGCCGGCGGGCGGATGGTCACCGCGCCCACCAACGGCGCGGCGGGGATCATTCCGGCCGTGCTGCATTACTTCATGAAGTTCAGTGAAGAAGTCACCGAAGCCAACGTGGTCGACTACCTGCTCGGCGCCGCGGCGGTGGGCATTCTGTGCAAGAAAAACGCCTCCATCTCAGGTGCCGAGGTGGGTTGCCAGGGCGAGGTGGGTTCCGCCTGCGCAATGGCCGCCGCCGGGCTCGCGGAGATCCTCGGCGCGACGCCGGAGCAACTGTGCAACGCCGCCGAAATCGGCCTGGAGCATAACCTCGGCCTGACCTGCGACCCAGTGGGCGGGTTGGTGCAGGTGCCGTGCATCGAGCGCAATGCGATTGCAGCGGTCAAGGCGATCAACGCCGCGCAAATGGCCCTGCGCGGCGACGGCCAGCACTTCATCTCTCTGGACCGGGTGATCCGCACCATGCGCGATACCGGGGCGGATATGCATGACAAGTACAAAGAAACCTCGCGGGGTGGGTTGGCGGTCAGCGCGGTCGAGTGTTAAGACCCAGTCGCCTGCATCGGGGGCAAGCCCCCTCCCACATTTGATTTGTGAACACAGTCAAAGGTAGGAGGGGGCTTGCCCCCGATAGCGGCAGTTCAAACAATACTGCTCAAAAAGTGAACACCAGTATCCCCGCGCGCCACCTTTTAGCGCGTCGCAAACAGATAAGTAGCTCGCGAACGATTTCCCCTCCGACCACCTGTCCCCTGTGCGTGCGGTGACAGAGTTTTCCTACGTGCTGAAAGCGCCTTCCCACAAGTGCTACCGATCTGCTCACACCCCTTGAGGGTAGCCGCTCCTACGTCCTTTTCCGGGCATATTCCGTACTTCACGCAAGGGCTACATAGACGCGTCAACAGGTCGTTTTCAGGAGTTATTGAATAGCCATTCAAATTTAGGCACGGCAATTGCTCTATCAATTCAAAGCCTCTCGCCGTGTCAGGACGAAGAGTGCAATAACAAGAGCCTCGCCTGAGGCCATCACCCGCTTTGTGTGAGGAGATACCGCGATGACGTCGTTCAACTCAGGGGCCCAACCCCAGAACCGTGCGCCTCAATCCATCGGCTTTTTGCTGTTGGACAATTTCACGCTGATTTCCCTGGCGTCCGCAGTGGAACCCCTGCGCATGGCCAACCAGCTGTCCGGCCGTGAGCTGTACCGCTGGACCACACTGAGCGTCGACGGCAACCAGGTCTGGGCCAGCGACGGCCTGCAGATCACTCCCGACGCCGCCATGCATAAGGCCCCGGCCCTGGACACGGTGATCGTGTGCGGCGGCGTGGGCATCCAGCGCACCGTCACCCGTGAGCACGTGTCGTGGCTGCAAAGCCAGGCACGCCAATCCCGTCGCCTCGGCGCGGTGTGCACCGGCAGCTGGGCGTTGGCCTGTGCCGGCCTGCTGGATGGTTTCGATTGCAGCGTGCACTGGGAATGCCTGGCCTCGATGCAGGAAGCCTTCCCCCGTGTGTCCATGAGCACACGCCTGTTCACCCTCGACCGCAACCGCTTCACCAGTTCCGGCGGCACTGCGCCGTTGGACATGATGCTGCACCTGATCAGCCGCGATCACGGCCGTGAACTGTCGGCCGCGATCTCCGAGATGTTCGTGTACGAACGCATCCGCAACGAACAGGATCACCAGCGCGTGCCGCTCAAGCACATGCTCGGCACCAACCAGCCGAAATTGCAGGAAATCGTCGCGCTGATGGAAGCCAACCTGGAAGAACCCATCGACCTGGACGAACTGGCGGTCTACGTCGCCGTATCCCGGCGTCAACTGGAGCGGCTGTTCCAGAAATACCTGCACTGTTCGCCGTCGCGTTACTACCTCAAGTTGCGCCTGATCCGTGCGCGGCAGTTGCTCAAGCAAACGCCGATGTCGATCATCGAAGTCGCCTCGGTGTGCGGGTTCGTCTCCACGCCGCACTTCTCCAAGTGCTACCGCGAATACTTTGGCATTCCGCCGCGGGATGAGCGCGTAGGCTCCAACACCACCCAGCAGGTGGCGATGATGCCGATTCCGCAGGCGCTGGTACTTTCACCGTTGTCGGGGCCGATGTCGGCGTTGAGCCAGGCGCGTAATGAGTCGACGTTTGCCAGTGTAAGGCTCTGAACCGAGGCGTCTGTATCGGGGGCAAGCCCCCCTCCCACATTTGATTTGTGAACACAGTCAAAGGTGGGAGGGGGCTTGCCCCCGATAGCCATCTGTCAGGCCCCGGAGTTCTGCTTGAACTGCATCAACGCCGGCAACAACTGCTTGTCGATGGCCTGACGCACCGCCGGCAAAATCGTCGCGCTGCCGCTGTACATCCGCTCGACCATGCCTTTAAGCGCCTTGGCCCGTGCTTCGCTCAAGCCGCGCACCGCGCACTCACACGCCTGTTCGGCGCTGGCGCCGCTGGATACCTCGAAACCCAGCGAGCGCAATTGGCTCAGCAGGTCATCCTGGTCAATCAAATCCGCATGCATCATGACGTTTATCCTGGTTAGGGGAGCGGGGATCTGCCTGGATTCTGGTAGCCCCCGACCGCATCGGCAAGGGCGCGCCGCGCGGATGCCTCAGATGGCTATGA
The sequence above is drawn from the Pseudomonas quebecensis genome and encodes:
- a CDS encoding L-serine ammonia-lyase; this translates as MAISVFDLFKIGIGPSSSHTVGPMRAAALFVQALRERERLEQVRRIEVQLYGSLSATGIGHGSDTATIMGLMGEWPDAIDPSQIAGRISTLRETDTLLLDGRLPVPFVWARDMRLLDENLPFHPNAMTLVAYDEHGELHRDTYYSVGGGFVVDQAQARSGVADMDRTELPYDFSSAVELLQLCKTHHLRVAELMMANEKVWRSEEEIRSGLMKLWRAMQDCVEQGLKHEGILPGGLNVRRRAAKLHRSLQELSKPNVIGSTLSAMEWVNLFALAVNEENAAGGRMVTAPTNGAAGIIPAVLHYFMKFSEEVTEANVVDYLLGAAAVGILCKKNASISGAEVGCQGEVGSACAMAAAGLAEILGATPEQLCNAAEIGLEHNLGLTCDPVGGLVQVPCIERNAIAAVKAINAAQMALRGDGQHFISLDRVIRTMRDTGADMHDKYKETSRGGLAVSAVEC
- a CDS encoding GlxA family transcriptional regulator, whose translation is MTSFNSGAQPQNRAPQSIGFLLLDNFTLISLASAVEPLRMANQLSGRELYRWTTLSVDGNQVWASDGLQITPDAAMHKAPALDTVIVCGGVGIQRTVTREHVSWLQSQARQSRRLGAVCTGSWALACAGLLDGFDCSVHWECLASMQEAFPRVSMSTRLFTLDRNRFTSSGGTAPLDMMLHLISRDHGRELSAAISEMFVYERIRNEQDHQRVPLKHMLGTNQPKLQEIVALMEANLEEPIDLDELAVYVAVSRRQLERLFQKYLHCSPSRYYLKLRLIRARQLLKQTPMSIIEVASVCGFVSTPHFSKCYREYFGIPPRDERVGSNTTQQVAMMPIPQALVLSPLSGPMSALSQARNESTFASVRL